Proteins encoded by one window of bacterium:
- a CDS encoding lipid biosynthesis B12-binding/radical SAM protein: MKRILLVSSNISTEPLPVYPLGLAVVAAGLAGAGHRVEQFDFLASGESEAVFREKIVSFDPDYVCISLRNLDNCDSTCPVGYPEIAKRLVGRIREVSGAPVIIGGPGFSILPEELLAFTGADHGVVGEGERVLCDLIRDLSEGRTPPPIVRGDRLLDGAEMASPLYNGGMIAYYLDRSGMLNLQTKRGCPHGCVYCIYPSLEGDRFRFRDPAAVVEDIARAGVEHGVESFFFTDSIFNDPQGRYLSIAEEILRRELRIRWCCYMRPERIGRKEIALLKRAGMYAVELGTDAACDRTLRSLGKGFTFADALEVNRACVAERLPCAHFVMFGGPGETVGTVAEGLANLERLEHTVVFAYSGIRILPGTALHGLAVAEGVLSPGASLIEPVYYLSSRVDADTMNGMIAASFRGRRDRIFPPAEGQKRLEVLHNFGFRGLLWDHLIRFPRDPEC, encoded by the coding sequence GTGAAGCGGATCCTCCTCGTATCCTCCAACATCAGCACGGAGCCCCTTCCGGTCTACCCGCTGGGCCTCGCCGTCGTTGCCGCGGGGCTCGCCGGTGCCGGCCACCGGGTGGAACAGTTCGACTTCCTGGCATCGGGCGAATCGGAAGCGGTGTTCCGCGAGAAAATCGTCTCCTTCGATCCCGACTACGTCTGCATCTCGCTCCGGAACCTGGACAACTGCGACTCCACGTGTCCCGTCGGATACCCGGAGATCGCGAAGCGCCTTGTCGGCCGGATCCGCGAGGTCTCCGGCGCGCCGGTCATCATCGGCGGCCCCGGCTTTTCCATCCTGCCGGAAGAACTGCTCGCCTTCACCGGAGCCGATCACGGGGTCGTCGGCGAGGGGGAGCGGGTCCTCTGCGATCTGATCCGTGACCTTTCCGAGGGCCGGACCCCTCCCCCCATCGTGCGCGGCGACCGTCTTCTCGACGGCGCCGAGATGGCGTCCCCGCTGTACAACGGCGGGATGATCGCCTATTACCTCGACCGGAGCGGGATGCTCAACCTCCAGACGAAACGGGGATGCCCCCACGGCTGCGTCTACTGCATCTACCCCTCGCTCGAGGGCGACCGCTTCCGTTTTCGCGACCCCGCCGCGGTGGTCGAGGACATCGCGCGGGCGGGCGTGGAGCACGGCGTGGAGAGCTTCTTCTTCACCGACTCGATCTTCAACGATCCGCAGGGCCGGTACCTGTCGATCGCGGAAGAGATCCTCCGGCGGGAGCTTCGGATCCGGTGGTGCTGCTACATGCGCCCGGAGCGGATCGGACGGAAGGAGATCGCCCTGCTCAAGCGGGCGGGGATGTACGCGGTGGAACTGGGCACCGATGCGGCGTGCGACCGGACCCTCCGTTCCCTGGGAAAGGGGTTCACCTTCGCGGATGCCCTCGAGGTGAACCGGGCCTGCGTCGCCGAGCGCCTTCCCTGCGCCCATTTCGTCATGTTCGGCGGCCCCGGGGAAACCGTCGGGACCGTCGCGGAGGGGCTCGCGAACCTGGAACGACTGGAGCACACCGTGGTCTTCGCCTACTCGGGCATCCGCATCCTGCCGGGCACCGCCCTCCACGGGCTGGCGGTCGCCGAGGGGGTCCTCTCCCCGGGTGCGTCCCTGATCGAGCCGGTGTACTACCTGTCGTCCCGGGTCGACGCGGACACGATGAACGGGATGATCGCGGCGTCCTTCCGCGGGCGGCGGGACCGGATCTTTCCTCCGGCCGAAGGCCAGAAGCGGCTCGAGGTCCTGCACAACTTCGGATTTCGCGGGCTGCTCTGGGACCACCTGATCCGGTTTCCCCGGGATCCGGAATGCTGA
- a CDS encoding phosphopantetheine-binding protein — MTTVEKLKKVLVEDLNLEELTPGDIDENAPLFGEGLGLDSLDAVELVVVVQKRFGIDIENMDEAKTAFQSVRALASYIEGRLSGG, encoded by the coding sequence ATGACGACCGTGGAGAAGCTGAAAAAGGTCCTGGTGGAGGACTTGAACCTCGAGGAGTTGACCCCCGGGGACATCGACGAAAACGCACCCCTGTTCGGGGAAGGCCTTGGCCTCGATTCACTGGACGCGGTGGAGCTCGTCGTCGTCGTGCAGAAACGCTTCGGCATCGACATCGAGAACATGGACGAGGCGAAAACCGCTTTCCAGTCCGTCCGTGCCCTTGCCTCGTACATCGAAGGGCGACTGTCCGGCGGATGA
- a CDS encoding lysophospholipid acyltransferase family protein — protein sequence MAPSTDLREGIRSWSARGIGSRWQHRFFYALIRLAGRRAAYVMAAIVALYYVLFRPSVRSRSRPYLSRRFPGRNPLLLLLDSYRITVEIGKVLVDRAALGILGHDQLTVLHSRREELAERIREGRGLILVTAHAGCWQFAMESLRMLETPVSLLLHREEGEVDLHIFEHQGDDAGFRIIDPAGPLGGTLEMLQVLKDGEVLCIMGDRAMGGDRSTVEADFLGGRVRVPFTPYHLASATGAPVVVIFPYKSGPGNYSLQVAKVIRVPEGLGRDPEAYRPYAEAFLRALEGFVGEHPYQFFNFFDMWDQEPNR from the coding sequence GTGGCGCCATCGACGGACCTTCGGGAGGGGATACGGTCCTGGAGCGCCCGCGGCATCGGCTCCCGGTGGCAGCACCGCTTCTTCTACGCTCTCATCCGTCTCGCCGGACGACGCGCCGCCTACGTCATGGCGGCTATCGTCGCCCTGTACTACGTCCTGTTTCGTCCCTCCGTACGATCCCGGTCCCGCCCGTACCTCTCCCGGCGCTTTCCCGGGAGGAATCCCCTCCTGCTCCTCCTGGACAGCTACCGCATCACCGTGGAGATCGGCAAGGTGCTCGTGGATCGCGCCGCCCTCGGGATCCTCGGACACGATCAATTGACGGTCCTCCACAGCCGGCGGGAAGAACTGGCGGAACGGATCCGCGAGGGCCGCGGGTTGATCCTCGTGACCGCCCACGCGGGATGCTGGCAATTCGCGATGGAGAGTCTCCGCATGCTGGAAACCCCCGTGAGCCTGCTGCTCCACAGGGAAGAGGGCGAGGTCGACCTTCACATTTTCGAGCATCAAGGCGATGACGCGGGGTTCCGGATCATCGACCCGGCCGGTCCCCTGGGGGGGACGCTGGAAATGCTTCAGGTGTTGAAAGACGGCGAGGTCCTTTGTATCATGGGAGATCGGGCGATGGGAGGCGATCGGAGCACGGTCGAGGCCGACTTCCTCGGGGGCCGGGTGCGGGTTCCCTTCACACCCTATCACCTGGCTTCCGCCACCGGCGCTCCCGTGGTCGTGATTTTCCCATATAAATCCGGACCGGGGAATTACTCCCTGCAGGTGGCGAAGGTCATTCGGGTCCCGGAAGGCCTGGGGAGAGATCCGGAGGCATACCGCCCCTATGCCGAGGCGTTCCTCCGGGCGCTGGAGGGGTTCGTCGGGGAACACCCCTACCAGTTCTTCAATTTCTTCGACATGTGGGATCAGGAGCCGAATCGATGA
- a CDS encoding acyl-CoA thioesterase, producing MITPYFTPEDGAPAPLRAELSRRVRFEEVDPLGIVWHGRYASYFEDARVALTDRYGIGYLDLHEKGVVAPIRKFHVDYFRTLRFRETFTVEAVLHWTEATRLNMEFILRNEAREVTTTGYTVQLMLDADRNLLMLPPPFYREFLDRWRKGTLA from the coding sequence ATGATCACGCCGTATTTCACCCCGGAGGATGGGGCGCCCGCTCCGTTGCGCGCCGAGTTGTCCAGGCGCGTCCGGTTCGAGGAGGTCGATCCGCTCGGGATCGTCTGGCACGGCCGGTACGCGAGCTATTTCGAGGATGCCCGCGTGGCTCTCACCGACCGGTACGGCATCGGCTACCTCGACCTTCACGAAAAAGGGGTCGTCGCCCCGATCCGGAAATTCCACGTCGACTACTTCCGCACCCTCCGTTTCCGGGAAACCTTCACCGTCGAGGCCGTGCTCCACTGGACGGAAGCCACCCGCCTGAACATGGAGTTCATCCTCCGGAACGAAGCGCGGGAGGTGACCACGACCGGGTACACGGTCCAGCTGATGCTCGACGCCGACAGGAATCTCCTCATGCTGCCGCCCCCCTTCTACCGGGAATTCCTCGACCGGTGGCGGAAGGGAACGCTCGCTTGA
- a CDS encoding 3-hydroxyacyl-ACP dehydratase has protein sequence MNELRRGIRASAAGALARTGPDTVSRRYRFAPGFIGFSGHFPGNPILPAIVQVCAVISLAEEEGGKALRLAAVRSAKFLSPIRPDEEVSIRYRRRVVSGEDICDATLSVAGKTSAVFQLRLAEEAPL, from the coding sequence ATGAACGAGCTGCGAAGGGGGATCCGCGCCTCGGCCGCGGGGGCTCTCGCGCGGACCGGTCCGGATACGGTCTCGCGCCGTTACCGCTTCGCTCCCGGTTTCATCGGCTTCTCGGGACACTTTCCGGGCAATCCCATTCTCCCCGCGATCGTCCAGGTGTGCGCCGTGATCTCCCTCGCGGAGGAGGAGGGCGGGAAGGCGCTGCGCCTTGCGGCCGTGCGGTCCGCGAAGTTCCTCTCCCCGATCCGCCCCGACGAGGAGGTGTCCATCCGGTACCGGCGGCGCGTCGTTTCCGGGGAGGATATCTGCGACGCCACGCTCTCGGTCGCGGGAAAAACGTCCGCCGTATTCCAGCTCCGGCTGGCCGAGGAGGCTCCACTATGA
- a CDS encoding 3-hydroxyacyl-ACP dehydratase, which produces MSTEHPLPMPVERLIPHRTPMRLVDTLLSVHAGGGTTESVLPRTAIMADEEDRLDEVAFLELIAQSYAAFKGYMDLLEGKPAGEGFLVGVRHLEVTGKAYAGERLLTSIRTVTALGGFAVVEGSVTRRDETVASGIIKLWLVEEGR; this is translated from the coding sequence GTGAGTACCGAACATCCTCTCCCGATGCCGGTGGAGCGGCTCATTCCCCACCGGACGCCGATGCGCCTCGTGGACACGCTGCTCTCCGTGCACGCGGGCGGCGGAACGACCGAATCCGTTCTTCCGCGGACCGCCATCATGGCGGACGAAGAGGACCGGCTCGACGAGGTGGCGTTCCTGGAGCTGATCGCGCAGAGCTACGCCGCGTTCAAGGGATACATGGACCTGCTGGAAGGAAAACCCGCGGGCGAGGGGTTCCTGGTCGGAGTCCGCCACCTGGAGGTTACCGGCAAGGCGTACGCCGGCGAACGCCTCCTGACCTCGATCCGGACCGTCACGGCGCTCGGCGGCTTCGCCGTCGTCGAGGGCAGCGTCACCCGCCGGGACGAGACCGTGGCGTCCGGGATCATCAAGCTTTGGCTCGTGGAGGAAGGGCGATGA
- a CDS encoding radical SAM protein: MKMTLVYPSWRKLDRQTEFHLPPHGPVVFAATVPPEVSLTFIDENLQPIDFDAPRDLVGISAMLTCQLPRAFEIARRFRERGVPVIFGGIATMLHADEVAAHADSVFLGEAEGRFAGVLEDFSAGRLKKTYDYMNSPPDMSLIGTARREILPHDLYNYRGVQMLDLVHASRGCRFNCYPCCSAFLGGKTFRPRPIDRVIREMEEIRNNRLFIVDNSLAQDRQWLIDLFTAMAPLKKKWVSHPILDDDLILKLAADAGAWYVYQAVFDTSDLIRNRIRRLKDHGIAVEGTILLGTDEQDEDSIRRLVDFLLEVGLDVAEFTIMTPFPQSPLRDRIVAEDRLLCSDWGEYTADRVVFRPRRMSPEKLQEMYHYAWDTFYAGGGHQIKMAELFAKVIRREMADGTFYRYNPRRERSFPKSTGRT; the protein is encoded by the coding sequence ATGAAGATGACGCTCGTATATCCTTCCTGGCGGAAGCTGGACCGGCAGACGGAATTCCACCTCCCCCCCCACGGCCCGGTCGTCTTCGCCGCCACCGTCCCGCCGGAGGTGTCGCTGACCTTCATCGACGAGAACCTCCAGCCGATCGATTTCGACGCCCCCCGCGACCTGGTCGGGATCTCCGCCATGCTGACCTGCCAACTTCCGCGGGCCTTCGAAATCGCGCGGCGATTCCGCGAACGGGGTGTCCCGGTCATCTTCGGGGGGATCGCCACCATGCTCCATGCCGACGAGGTCGCCGCGCACGCCGATTCGGTCTTCCTCGGGGAAGCGGAGGGCCGCTTCGCGGGCGTCCTGGAAGACTTCTCGGCGGGCCGCCTGAAAAAAACCTATGACTACATGAACTCCCCCCCCGACATGTCGTTGATCGGAACCGCGCGGCGGGAGATCCTCCCCCACGACCTGTACAACTACCGGGGAGTCCAGATGCTCGACCTGGTCCACGCCTCCCGCGGATGCCGCTTCAACTGCTATCCCTGCTGCAGCGCCTTCCTGGGAGGGAAAACCTTCCGCCCTCGCCCGATCGACCGCGTGATCCGGGAGATGGAGGAAATCCGGAACAACCGCCTGTTCATCGTGGACAACTCCCTGGCCCAGGACCGCCAGTGGCTGATCGACCTGTTCACCGCCATGGCGCCGTTGAAGAAGAAGTGGGTCTCCCATCCCATCCTCGACGACGACCTGATCCTCAAGCTCGCGGCGGACGCCGGCGCCTGGTACGTCTACCAGGCGGTGTTCGACACCTCCGACCTGATCCGCAACCGGATCCGGCGGCTGAAAGACCACGGGATCGCCGTCGAGGGCACGATCCTCCTCGGAACCGACGAGCAGGACGAGGATTCCATCCGGCGGCTCGTGGACTTCCTGCTCGAGGTCGGACTGGACGTGGCGGAGTTCACCATCATGACGCCGTTCCCGCAATCCCCCCTCCGTGACCGGATCGTCGCCGAAGACCGGCTGCTCTGCAGCGACTGGGGAGAGTACACCGCCGACAGGGTGGTGTTCCGCCCCCGCCGGATGTCCCCGGAGAAGCTCCAGGAGATGTACCACTACGCCTGGGACACGTTCTATGCGGGCGGCGGGCACCAGATCAAGATGGCCGAGCTTTTCGCCAAGGTGATCCGGCGGGAGATGGCCGACGGGACCTTCTACCGCTACAACCCCCGCAGGGAGAGGTCCTTTCCCAAATCGACGGGCCGGACGTGA
- a CDS encoding beta-ketoacyl synthase N-terminal-like domain-containing protein: MTGPVVAGIGWFTAQGPGRGREAREFSMTSGPIRPVIREDVFPEPNLRFGRLPQYSRVGLAAVAFALRDAGMELWKTKRPAGIVASTRAGCLATDIEYYDTVLPENGGPPSPNLFSSTLPTCFLGEAAILFGLTGPTFIVNDGAGDAMCGVRTALETLSWGETDTMVAGHIDLPPGPAVPGIPTPHAGGLFLVLENARSSTAPGYGSLDLSPDGAVRHDGVAIDCLDELIRACIGRSS; encoded by the coding sequence GTGACCGGCCCCGTCGTCGCAGGCATCGGCTGGTTTACCGCGCAGGGTCCGGGGCGGGGCCGGGAGGCGCGGGAGTTCTCGATGACCTCCGGCCCGATCCGGCCCGTGATTCGTGAAGACGTGTTCCCCGAGCCGAACCTCCGGTTCGGGCGGCTCCCGCAATATTCGAGGGTGGGCCTCGCCGCCGTCGCCTTCGCCCTGCGGGACGCCGGGATGGAACTTTGGAAAACGAAACGTCCCGCGGGGATCGTAGCCTCGACCCGGGCGGGGTGCCTCGCCACGGATATCGAGTATTACGATACCGTCCTCCCGGAGAACGGCGGGCCGCCGAGCCCCAACCTGTTCTCCTCCACCCTCCCGACTTGTTTCCTGGGGGAAGCGGCGATCCTGTTCGGTCTCACGGGACCGACCTTCATCGTCAACGACGGCGCCGGGGACGCGATGTGCGGAGTACGAACGGCGCTCGAGACCCTTTCCTGGGGAGAGACCGACACGATGGTGGCGGGCCACATCGACCTCCCGCCCGGACCGGCGGTTCCCGGCATACCGACCCCGCACGCCGGCGGGCTCTTCCTGGTGCTGGAAAACGCCCGGTCCTCCACGGCCCCCGGCTACGGATCGCTCGACCTTTCCCCGGATGGCGCCGTCCGGCACGACGGGGTCGCGATCGACTGCCTGGACGAGCTCATCCGGGCATGCATCGGCAGATCCTCATGA
- a CDS encoding radical SAM protein produces MLNPGRVLLVHPLGYRADAASGDISRIANIMPPLGLASIAACLERRGIRTTIVDCYARPDSDRAIRDRLLQDRPAFLGISCTTSSFLDGIRIAEAARATLPGIRTVFGGPHVSALKEALFPRFPAMDFAVVGEGEDALGELVEAGDGNPSGIRGIIHREGAEGTARFTGFRENAIELDTLPFPAYEKLDGFPDAYKLPIFNYPRVPNTSCISSRGCPYSCSYCDRSVFRRSFRYNSAEYLYEHLRYLKERFGTRHVNFYDDQFTFHRKRVEAFTGMMIDRPLGMTFNCAVRAEHVDPELLRRMKSAGCWMVSLGIETGDERLLAEHRQHADLDHIARKIRMIKKAGLRTKGLLMMGLPGETEESIRRSMEYVFSLPIDDFNLTKFTPFPGSPIYDTIRELGDFDEDWEKMDCMHFQFVTKGMTAARLEELYRDFYRSHFKRPTVLMGYAAMLWKSPDSWLRFARNAGDFLKFTRTTDRLMNESR; encoded by the coding sequence ATGCTGAATCCCGGCAGGGTCCTGCTGGTCCATCCTCTCGGCTATCGCGCCGACGCCGCTTCCGGCGATATCTCCCGGATCGCCAACATCATGCCGCCCCTCGGGCTGGCCAGCATCGCGGCCTGCCTCGAACGACGGGGCATACGGACCACCATCGTCGACTGCTACGCCCGCCCCGACTCCGACCGCGCGATCCGGGACCGCCTCCTGCAGGACCGTCCCGCCTTCCTCGGCATCAGCTGCACGACGTCGAGCTTTCTCGACGGGATCCGGATCGCGGAAGCGGCCCGGGCGACGTTGCCCGGCATCCGGACCGTATTCGGAGGCCCCCACGTTTCCGCCCTGAAGGAGGCGCTCTTTCCGCGCTTCCCCGCCATGGACTTCGCGGTGGTCGGGGAAGGAGAGGATGCCCTGGGGGAGCTGGTCGAGGCCGGGGACGGGAACCCGTCGGGAATCCGGGGGATCATCCACCGGGAAGGCGCGGAAGGGACCGCCCGGTTCACCGGCTTCCGGGAGAACGCGATCGAACTGGACACCCTCCCCTTCCCGGCCTACGAAAAGCTCGACGGGTTCCCCGACGCGTACAAGCTTCCCATCTTCAACTACCCCCGGGTGCCGAACACGAGCTGCATCTCCAGCCGGGGCTGTCCCTACTCCTGCAGCTACTGCGACCGCTCCGTCTTCCGCCGGAGCTTCCGGTACAACTCCGCCGAATACCTCTACGAGCACCTGCGGTACCTGAAGGAACGGTTCGGCACCCGCCACGTGAACTTCTACGACGACCAGTTCACCTTCCACCGGAAGCGGGTGGAGGCGTTCACGGGGATGATGATCGACCGTCCCCTCGGGATGACCTTCAACTGCGCCGTCCGGGCGGAGCACGTCGACCCGGAGCTGCTTCGCCGCATGAAGTCGGCCGGCTGCTGGATGGTCAGCCTGGGGATCGAGACGGGCGACGAGCGGCTGCTGGCGGAGCACCGGCAACATGCGGACCTGGACCACATCGCCCGAAAAATCCGGATGATCAAGAAGGCGGGGCTGCGGACCAAGGGACTCCTGATGATGGGGCTTCCCGGCGAGACGGAGGAAAGCATCCGGCGAAGCATGGAGTACGTCTTTTCGCTCCCGATCGACGACTTCAACCTGACCAAGTTCACCCCGTTCCCCGGCTCGCCGATCTACGATACGATCCGGGAGCTCGGCGATTTCGACGAGGACTGGGAAAAGATGGATTGCATGCATTTCCAGTTCGTCACGAAGGGGATGACCGCGGCACGGCTCGAGGAACTCTACCGGGATTTCTACCGGTCCCACTTCAAGAGGCCCACGGTGTTGATGGGGTATGCCGCCATGCTCTGGAAGTCGCCGGACAGCTGGCTCCGGTTCGCCCGGAACGCGGGGGATTTCCTGAAGTTCACCCGCACCACCGACCGCCTCATGAACGAATCCCGCTGA
- a CDS encoding beta-ketoacyl-[acyl-carrier-protein] synthase family protein, protein MSVAPIPITGMGCICAAGRNLPDSMEAILRGERRPAPPVRFASDHPIRHPVFEVADFEEPPDLLRTSAFALHAAREAVADAGLDRKALESLRVGVCVGTTVGTVMSEETFCRGYLAGAVPDMAPIRRILRSNPADVIAREFGLTGPRQTVVTACSSGTDAVGIAGSWIRAGLCDAAIAGGADELGRITYIGFISLMITDDSPCKPFDVNRKGLNLGEGAAMLVLASERVLRRSGMRARSFLLGYGSAGDAYHLTAPRPDGAGLRSAISEALATGGASPASVSFVNAHGTGTPDNDRIESRVLQDMLPGVPYLSTKGYTGHTLGAAGAIEAVFTAACLEIGKIPANAGFATPDPGIGGTPVREVTTVPGTVALSESLAFGGNNSVVVLGKA, encoded by the coding sequence ATGAGCGTCGCCCCGATCCCCATCACGGGCATGGGCTGCATCTGCGCGGCCGGCAGGAACCTGCCCGACTCCATGGAAGCGATCCTCCGCGGCGAACGCCGCCCGGCACCCCCGGTGCGCTTCGCCAGCGATCACCCGATACGCCACCCGGTGTTCGAGGTGGCCGACTTCGAGGAACCCCCGGATCTCCTCCGGACCAGCGCCTTCGCGCTGCACGCGGCCCGGGAAGCGGTCGCCGACGCCGGGCTCGACCGGAAAGCCCTGGAATCGCTGCGGGTGGGGGTCTGCGTGGGGACGACCGTCGGCACCGTCATGAGCGAGGAGACGTTCTGCCGCGGGTACCTGGCCGGCGCCGTTCCGGACATGGCGCCCATCCGACGGATCCTGCGCAGCAACCCCGCGGACGTCATCGCGCGGGAATTCGGGCTCACGGGTCCCCGGCAGACCGTCGTGACCGCCTGCTCCTCCGGCACCGACGCGGTGGGAATCGCCGGCTCGTGGATCCGGGCGGGCCTCTGCGACGCCGCGATCGCGGGCGGCGCCGATGAACTGGGAAGGATCACCTACATCGGCTTCATCTCCCTGATGATCACCGACGATTCCCCGTGCAAGCCGTTCGACGTAAACCGCAAGGGGTTGAATCTCGGGGAAGGGGCGGCGATGCTCGTCCTCGCCTCGGAGCGCGTCCTCCGGCGGAGCGGGATGCGTGCGCGTTCCTTCCTGCTCGGGTACGGATCGGCGGGCGACGCCTACCACCTGACCGCCCCGCGGCCCGACGGCGCGGGGCTTCGGAGCGCGATCTCGGAAGCCCTGGCGACCGGCGGCGCCTCCCCCGCCTCCGTGTCATTCGTCAACGCCCACGGGACCGGCACGCCCGACAACGACCGGATCGAAAGCCGTGTCCTCCAGGACATGCTGCCCGGCGTCCCTTACCTCTCCACGAAAGGGTACACCGGGCACACATTGGGAGCCGCCGGCGCGATCGAGGCGGTGTTCACCGCCGCCTGCCTCGAGATCGGGAAGATCCCGGCCAACGCCGGGTTCGCGACGCCCGACCCCGGGATCGGGGGCACGCCGGTCCGGGAAGTCACCACGGTCCCGGGAACCGTCGCCCTCTCCGAATCGCTCGCGTTCGGGGGAAACAACTCGGTCGTCGTCCTCGGCAAGGCATGA
- a CDS encoding lysophospholipid acyltransferase family protein produces MDESIERKPGFRAFLLTAMFYPLMIAWTLLGIACSPPLIAILKVATGWEIARVVRFWILVHGRGLIVIVSPFVRLRKKDLETIPRPSILVVNHHSFVDGYYMAALPFHDITFAVGAWPFKMYWYTAFMRLARYIDVEHVAWNDAVATCRRAASKNGCVLFFPEGHRSRDHRLQPFYSGAFRMAIETGLPLVPLCITGTDILLPPGEHWLHPADVRLQALPPVDPAGFQGPSGPTRLSNFVRERMATALEEMRGSSGRSREEGTIP; encoded by the coding sequence ATGGACGAATCGATCGAGCGGAAACCGGGATTCCGGGCGTTCCTTCTGACCGCGATGTTCTATCCGCTGATGATCGCCTGGACCCTCCTCGGCATCGCCTGCTCCCCGCCCCTGATCGCGATCCTGAAGGTCGCCACCGGGTGGGAGATCGCCCGCGTCGTCCGCTTCTGGATCCTGGTCCATGGGCGGGGACTGATCGTCATCGTCTCCCCCTTCGTCCGTCTCCGGAAGAAGGACCTGGAGACGATCCCGCGCCCCTCGATCCTGGTCGTCAACCATCATTCGTTCGTCGACGGGTATTACATGGCCGCGCTTCCGTTCCACGACATCACCTTCGCGGTCGGCGCGTGGCCGTTCAAGATGTACTGGTACACGGCGTTCATGCGCCTTGCCCGCTACATCGACGTGGAGCACGTCGCATGGAACGACGCCGTGGCGACCTGCCGGCGCGCCGCTTCGAAGAACGGCTGCGTCCTGTTCTTTCCCGAGGGGCACCGAAGCCGTGACCACCGGCTGCAGCCGTTCTACTCCGGGGCGTTCCGCATGGCGATCGAGACCGGGCTGCCCCTGGTGCCGCTCTGCATCACCGGCACCGACATCCTTTTGCCCCCGGGGGAGCATTGGCTCCACCCCGCGGACGTCCGTCTCCAGGCTCTTCCGCCCGTCGATCCCGCGGGGTTCCAGGGACCATCGGGCCCGACGCGACTCTCCAACTTCGTGCGGGAGCGGATGGCGACGGCGCTGGAGGAGATGCGGGGATCGTCCGGCCGATCCCGCGAGGAAGGAACGATCCCGTGA
- a CDS encoding beta-ketoacyl-[acyl-carrier-protein] synthase family protein, which yields MNEVRITATASVTGLGPDLDTTWKRLLAGETAIRPIRRFDAGRYPARNASWVGELEPGGDRSLLYPLLERLLDGFGPLPRGCRLVTATTKGCIDILERVRKGLPGDPSGIPVSATLEWLASRLGLDDPGVNISAACASSTIAVGRAAAMIGSGDADAVLVVCMDLLSEFVFSGFSSLQALDPAGCRPFDRHRNGLSLGEGGAALLMMSEETARRKGIPGIGSVVGWGAANDATHVTAPARDGCGLVQAVRRAMARASIGPDEIAAINAHGTGTVYNDAMESTAFGAVFGSRRIPLNSIKGAIGHTLGAAGGIEIAVGLRSLAERTLPPTAGFREPMENCPFSVGPVPQPIAGNYLLCTNSGFGGINAALLLKGDPR from the coding sequence TTGAACGAGGTCCGGATCACCGCGACGGCCTCGGTCACCGGACTCGGGCCCGACCTGGATACGACATGGAAGAGACTCCTTGCCGGGGAGACCGCGATCCGGCCGATCCGGCGGTTCGACGCCGGCCGCTATCCCGCGCGGAACGCCTCCTGGGTCGGGGAACTGGAACCCGGGGGGGACCGTTCCCTCCTGTACCCGCTCCTCGAGCGGTTGCTGGACGGGTTCGGTCCGCTGCCCCGGGGATGCCGCCTCGTGACGGCGACGACCAAGGGGTGCATCGACATCCTCGAGCGGGTACGGAAAGGCCTCCCCGGCGATCCGTCCGGGATCCCGGTCTCCGCGACGCTGGAGTGGCTGGCGTCCCGGCTGGGGTTGGACGATCCCGGCGTCAACATCAGCGCGGCATGCGCCTCCTCGACGATCGCCGTCGGCCGCGCCGCCGCCATGATCGGGTCCGGAGACGCCGACGCCGTGCTCGTCGTCTGCATGGACCTGTTGAGCGAATTCGTCTTCTCCGGCTTCAGTTCGCTCCAGGCGCTGGATCCCGCCGGCTGCCGCCCGTTCGACCGGCACCGGAACGGCCTTTCCCTCGGGGAAGGGGGGGCGGCCCTGCTGATGATGAGCGAGGAAACGGCACGAAGGAAGGGAATCCCCGGAATCGGCTCGGTCGTCGGCTGGGGCGCGGCCAACGACGCCACGCACGTCACCGCCCCCGCCCGCGACGGTTGCGGCCTGGTCCAGGCCGTTCGCCGGGCGATGGCGAGGGCATCGATCGGACCGGACGAGATCGCCGCGATCAACGCCCACGGCACGGGAACGGTGTACAATGACGCGATGGAGTCCACGGCGTTCGGAGCCGTCTTCGGCTCCCGCCGCATTCCGTTGAATTCGATCAAGGGGGCGATCGGACACACCCTGGGTGCCGCGGGCGGAATCGAAATCGCCGTCGGGTTGCGGTCGCTGGCCGAACGCACGCTTCCGCCCACCGCCGGGTTCCGCGAGCCCATGGAGAATTGTCCCTTTTCCGTCGGACCCGTCCCTCAGCCGATCGCCGGCAACTACCTCCTGTGCACCAATTCCGGGTTCGGCGGGATCAACGCCGCCCTCCTCCTGAAGGGGGATCCCCGGTGA